In Alphaproteobacteria bacterium, a single genomic region encodes these proteins:
- a CDS encoding leucine-rich repeat domain-containing protein, with product MKKIVLALLLAISYVHIKGVKAEELTEEEKIIRTNDFLDSFKKDEQKYDVDEFNFYENIMQGTLALEFFDISDNTLKKVCNLTWLNLFNTNSSKLPECIGNLINLQQLSVNSDELKNIPESIGNLINLTRLALNQNQLQKLPESIGNLTNLQSLILTSNKLTSLPKSIGNLINLKYLRLQDNQLQNLPESFANLTASIVLILLDGNPLQTNGMGASLGETELHRIFGNRVSLPFVGKRNYYMIPMSENALYTKLDAINISINRDKIKDYKLPNIPDLAWNADIFMKNWDTLLHMLVLEGENAISYELLANDFQGDNDNLSNTEKIETRIFPRLNGFVKHMWDLPLAPGEDQGWQMYEDSIPELKKNLSFIIARMIDEKLDIDTRHVLMAMLTNALFHCPTGQKEGIETMLIALVTDVTQEALFDKIFLILAREKNMLFKVAIMPGDNGQNVHMISTYFDKLKDTLGLTAYFSAFKEKIGAMGNDPFGGHLGNALEAFYTKFNPDYLLKVIMDNIENEQEFMSRINAEGEDLIKAGECLIESKKQRSIITDDFVGYLTKEKILPTKLKDGKPYLEGWEDYFKQDPMGDVYPEVKPEGVLKILIKMGVLKERAAP from the coding sequence ATGAAAAAAATTGTTTTAGCATTATTATTAGCTATATCCTATGTTCACATAAAAGGTGTAAAGGCAGAAGAACTTACAGAAGAAGAAAAAATAATAAGAACAAATGATTTTCTTGATAGTTTTAAAAAAGATGAGCAAAAATATGATGTTGATGAATTTAATTTTTATGAAAATATTATGCAAGGAACTCTAGCTTTAGAATTTTTTGATATTTCAGATAACACACTCAAAAAAGTATGCAATTTAACTTGGTTGAACTTATTCAATACTAATTCGTCTAAACTACCTGAATGCATTGGAAATCTAATAAATTTGCAACAGCTCTCTGTTAATTCAGATGAATTAAAAAATATACCTGAGTCCATTGGAAATCTAATAAATTTAACAAGACTTGCTCTTAACCAAAATCAATTACAAAAACTACCTGAATCAATTGGGAATCTAACAAATTTACAATCCCTCATTCTTACTAGCAATAAATTAACAAGCTTACCTAAGTCCATTGGAAATCTAATAAATTTAAAATATCTCCGACTTCAAGATAATCAATTACAAAATCTACCTGAATCCTTTGCAAATTTAACTGCTTCGATTGTATTGATTTTACTTGACGGTAATCCGTTACAAACAAATGGCATGGGTGCCTCTTTAGGGGAAACTGAATTGCACCGCATTTTTGGGAATCGTGTTAGCCTTCCATTTGTAGGAAAAAGAAACTACTACATGATACCCATGAGTGAGAACGCACTTTACACAAAACTTGATGCCATCAATATTTCAATTAATCGTGACAAAATTAAAGATTATAAATTGCCCAATATTCCTGATCTTGCCTGGAATGCAGACATTTTTATGAAAAATTGGGATACATTATTGCATATGCTTGTCCTTGAAGGTGAAAATGCTATTTCCTATGAATTATTAGCGAATGATTTTCAAGGTGATAATGATAATTTGAGTAACACAGAAAAAATAGAAACACGAATTTTCCCACGCTTAAATGGATTCGTTAAACATATGTGGGATCTTCCTTTAGCGCCGGGAGAAGATCAAGGATGGCAAATGTATGAAGATTCTATCCCAGAGCTCAAGAAAAACCTATCTTTTATTATTGCGCGCATGATTGATGAAAAGCTTGATATAGATACACGTCACGTTTTAATGGCCATGCTTACCAACGCGTTGTTCCATTGCCCTACTGGTCAAAAAGAAGGCATTGAAACCATGCTTATTGCTTTAGTGACCGATGTCACACAAGAAGCATTGTTTGATAAAATATTTCTTATTTTAGCACGTGAAAAGAACATGCTCTTTAAAGTTGCTATCATGCCTGGTGATAATGGTCAAAACGTCCATATGATCAGCACTTATTTTGATAAATTAAAGGATACATTGGGGTTAACCGCCTATTTTAGTGCTTTTAAAGAGAAAATTGGTGCTATGGGAAATGATCCTTTTGGAGGACATTTAGGTAATGCTTTGGAAGCTTTTTACACAAAATTTAACCCAGATTATCTGCTTAAAGTGATCATGGATAATATTGAAAACGAACAAGAATTTATGTCACGCATAAATGCTGAAGGTGAAGATCTTATTAAAGCGGGCGAATGTTTAATTGAATCTAAAAAACAACGATCAATTATTACTGACGATTTTGTAGGCTATCTTACAAAAGAAAAAATACTTCCAACAAAACTTAAAGATGGAAAACCTTATCTTGAAGGATGGGAAGATTATTTCAAACAAGACCCAATGGGTGATGTCTATCCAGAGGTAAAACCTGAAGGTGTCCTAAAGATTTTGATTAAGATGGGCGTTTTAAAAGAACGCGCGGCTCCCTAA
- a CDS encoding nitroreductase family protein, with product MHTFEAIRSRRAVKHFDPNHRLTKDEENMLIDLACQTPSSFNIQHWRLVKVTDPKLRHQIREVSADQAQVTDASLLLVVCGDVKAWEKNPKRYWNETPKQVQDIILPWIHSFYDGKEQLQRDEVMRSVGLIAQTIMLAAKAMNYDSCPMIGFDQEKVASLINLPKDHAIGMMLVVGKIVKLSGAKPGFIEKADMIIENRFS from the coding sequence ATGCATACATTTGAAGCGATAAGATCAAGACGTGCAGTAAAACATTTCGACCCAAACCATCGTTTAACAAAAGACGAAGAAAATATGTTAATTGATTTGGCCTGTCAAACGCCTTCATCATTTAATATTCAACATTGGCGTCTTGTAAAAGTAACTGATCCAAAATTACGCCATCAAATCCGTGAAGTTTCTGCAGATCAAGCTCAAGTAACAGATGCGTCTCTTCTTTTAGTCGTTTGTGGTGATGTAAAGGCATGGGAAAAAAATCCCAAACGTTATTGGAATGAGACGCCAAAACAAGTACAAGACATTATCTTACCATGGATTCATTCATTTTATGACGGCAAAGAGCAACTTCAAAGAGATGAAGTAATGCGTTCTGTTGGATTGATTGCACAAACAATTATGTTGGCAGCTAAAGCAATGAATTATGATTCTTGTCCAATGATAGGTTTTGATCAAGAAAAAGTAGCGTCTCTTATAAATCTTCCAAAAGATCACGCTATAGGAATGATGCTTGTTGTAGGTAAAATCGTTAAATTATCCGGAGCTAAACCTGGCTTTATTGAAAAAGCTGATATGATTATTGAGAATCGTTTTTCTTAA
- a CDS encoding acetyl-CoA carboxylase carboxyltransferase subunit alpha: MYQALDFEAPILELEGKIEELRHLSGSSNVNIADEVDKLQNKVSKLLKQIYGKLTPYQKIQVARHPQRPRFKDFIQGFVQDFIPLAGDRLFAEDQAIIGGIGRIKGYAAVIIGHERGSDTESRLRHNFGMARPEGYRKAQRLMDLADRLKLPVICLVDTAGAYPGLDAETRGQAEAIARSIEKCLTIKTPLISIITGEGGSGGAIALAVADQIFMFEHAVYSVISAEGCASILWRSADYKVTAAEALKLTAQDLLKLKVIDGIIPEPLGGAHRIPQEAVNKLSDTLERALKELIGVDGSVLREKRRAKFIEMGRVGIVG; encoded by the coding sequence ATGTATCAAGCTCTTGATTTTGAGGCGCCTATTCTAGAACTTGAAGGCAAAATTGAAGAATTACGCCATCTAAGCGGTAGTTCTAATGTCAATATTGCTGATGAAGTTGATAAATTACAAAACAAAGTATCCAAACTTTTAAAGCAAATTTATGGCAAATTAACACCTTATCAAAAAATACAAGTGGCACGTCATCCGCAACGCCCTCGTTTCAAAGATTTTATTCAAGGGTTCGTTCAAGATTTTATACCTTTGGCGGGAGATAGATTGTTTGCTGAAGATCAGGCCATTATAGGTGGCATTGGTCGCATCAAAGGCTATGCCGCTGTTATTATTGGACATGAGCGCGGATCGGATACGGAATCAAGATTGCGTCATAATTTCGGTATGGCGAGACCAGAAGGCTATCGCAAAGCGCAACGATTAATGGATCTCGCCGATCGTTTAAAATTACCTGTTATTTGTTTGGTGGATACGGCAGGTGCTTATCCCGGCCTTGATGCTGAAACACGCGGTCAAGCTGAAGCAATCGCACGATCGATTGAAAAATGTTTGACTATTAAAACGCCCTTGATTTCAATTATTACAGGTGAAGGCGGATCAGGTGGTGCAATCGCACTCGCCGTTGCGGATCAAATCTTTATGTTCGAGCATGCTGTTTATTCCGTTATTTCAGCAGAAGGTTGTGCATCTATTTTATGGCGTAGTGCCGATTATAAAGTAACAGCTGCCGAAGCTTTAAAATTAACAGCCCAAGATTTATTAAAGTTAAAAGTCATCGATGGCATTATTCCCGAACCATTAGGTGGCGCGCATCGTATACCACAAGAGGCAGTCAATAAATTAAGCGATACACTCGAACGCGCCCTCAAAGAATTGATCGGCGTGGATGGTAGTGTTTTACGTGAAAAACGCCGTGCAAAGTTTATTGAAATGGGGCGTGTTGGGATTGTAGGTTGA
- the ileS gene encoding isoleucine--tRNA ligase: MDVKDSVFLPKTNFAMRANLVEREPDLLAYWEKIGLFDRIRKDSKNRPKFVLHDGPPFANGHIHLGTALNKVLKDVINRLQQMQGKDAYYIPGWDCHGLPIEWKIEEKYRKDGKDKDSISPLEFREECRQFAKSWIDVQRSEFKRIGVVGDWDNPYVTMSIEAEAEIYKELTHFVLSDQFYRGFRPVMWSVVEKTTLAEAEVEYYDKQSSSIYVAFPIVKLSHESLKNTQAIIWTTTPWTIPGNRAIAYGPDIDYVVITCDKGRFLIAADLLSDVQQTCTFADVKIVAQLKGEQLEGTIATHPFNGLGYDFEVPLLPADYVITSQGTGLVHTAPGHGEDDFYLGKKFNLEVPQTVDVDGTYYKHVPQFAGQHVFKADKAVIELLEKQSKLLASTQITHSYPHSWRSKAPLIYRTVPQWFIPVQHGGLKDVVLKAIDDTRWIPDTGRNRIRSMVENRPDWCISRQRVWGVPIAIFVHKETGAILKDPKVFARIYDAFKEKGSDVWFEGEYKRFLEPDYNLADYEPIKDIIDVWFESGTTHRFVLDKRKEVSWPADLYLEGSDQHRGWFQSSLLVACGNGGKAPFKTVLTHGFIVDDKGRKISKSLGNGIALSQVIDQYGADILRLWLVSTNYTEDIRVSMDIIKQHSEVYRKIRNTLRFVLGNLDGFKQEERLDYKDLPELEQWILHRLYELDQKLIEMNQSFNLNSFYSELHTFCTTDLSALYFDIRKDSLYCDAVTSLKRRACRTVLDILFNYLSKWLAPVLCFTIEDAFFARYLDAQEKQDSIHLHQIERVPSSWSNPNIDAKWQKIRDIRSVITGAIEIERAQKKLGSSLQAHPHIELSKEYLDLVNGLDLAEISISSNVTQEDKLEGPVFELLETPGIKVQIHIAEGEKCVRCWRILEEVAPKAEPKTCDRCEEALNDAQQNLKQTA; encoded by the coding sequence ATGGACGTTAAAGACAGCGTATTTTTACCCAAAACAAATTTTGCCATGCGTGCGAATTTAGTGGAGCGTGAGCCAGATTTATTGGCTTATTGGGAAAAAATTGGTCTCTTTGACAGAATTAGAAAAGACAGTAAAAATCGTCCTAAATTTGTGCTGCATGATGGCCCACCTTTTGCCAATGGTCATATCCATTTAGGGACAGCTCTTAATAAAGTGTTAAAAGACGTTATTAACCGTTTGCAACAAATGCAAGGTAAAGACGCTTATTATATTCCAGGTTGGGATTGCCATGGATTACCCATCGAATGGAAAATCGAAGAAAAATATCGCAAAGATGGTAAAGACAAAGATTCCATTTCGCCTTTAGAATTTCGTGAAGAATGTCGTCAATTTGCAAAATCTTGGATTGATGTGCAGCGTTCTGAATTCAAACGTATTGGTGTTGTAGGTGATTGGGACAATCCTTATGTCACGATGAGCATTGAGGCTGAAGCCGAAATTTATAAAGAGCTCACCCATTTCGTTTTATCCGATCAATTTTATCGTGGATTTCGGCCTGTTATGTGGTCTGTTGTTGAAAAAACGACCTTGGCAGAAGCTGAAGTTGAATATTACGACAAGCAATCCTCGTCAATTTATGTTGCCTTCCCTATTGTGAAACTAAGTCATGAATCACTTAAAAATACGCAAGCCATTATTTGGACAACAACACCTTGGACGATACCTGGGAACCGGGCGATTGCTTATGGCCCTGACATTGATTATGTCGTTATTACGTGTGATAAAGGCAGATTCTTAATAGCCGCTGATTTACTTAGCGATGTTCAACAAACTTGTACATTTGCTGATGTTAAAATTGTTGCGCAATTAAAAGGCGAGCAGCTTGAAGGCACGATAGCCACGCATCCATTCAATGGATTGGGGTATGATTTTGAGGTGCCACTTCTGCCTGCTGATTACGTCATTACAAGTCAAGGAACAGGGCTTGTGCATACTGCACCTGGTCATGGTGAAGACGATTTTTATTTAGGTAAGAAATTCAATCTTGAAGTGCCTCAAACGGTGGATGTTGATGGGACTTATTATAAACATGTGCCGCAATTTGCAGGACAACATGTTTTTAAAGCTGATAAAGCGGTGATTGAGCTTTTGGAAAAACAATCCAAATTATTAGCGTCAACCCAAATTACCCATTCTTATCCTCATTCATGGCGTTCTAAGGCACCTCTCATTTACAGAACCGTTCCACAATGGTTTATTCCTGTTCAGCACGGCGGCCTTAAAGATGTTGTATTGAAAGCTATTGATGATACAAGATGGATCCCTGATACAGGTCGCAATCGTATTCGATCAATGGTTGAAAACAGGCCAGATTGGTGTATTTCGCGTCAACGTGTTTGGGGTGTGCCGATCGCTATTTTTGTGCATAAAGAAACAGGTGCAATTCTTAAAGATCCAAAAGTGTTTGCTCGTATTTATGACGCGTTCAAAGAAAAAGGATCCGATGTTTGGTTTGAAGGTGAATATAAACGCTTCTTAGAACCCGATTATAATTTGGCCGATTATGAACCCATTAAAGATATTATCGATGTTTGGTTTGAATCTGGCACGACTCATCGTTTTGTACTCGATAAACGTAAAGAAGTTTCATGGCCTGCGGATTTGTATCTTGAAGGATCAGATCAGCATCGCGGTTGGTTTCAATCCTCCTTGCTTGTAGCATGCGGCAATGGTGGCAAAGCGCCCTTTAAAACTGTTTTAACACATGGTTTTATCGTCGATGATAAAGGCCGTAAAATATCGAAATCTTTGGGCAATGGGATCGCGTTGTCGCAAGTGATTGATCAATATGGCGCCGATATTTTAAGACTTTGGTTGGTGAGCACCAATTACACAGAAGATATTCGTGTCAGTATGGATATCATTAAACAACATTCTGAAGTCTATCGTAAAATCCGTAATACATTACGTTTTGTCCTTGGAAATCTTGATGGCTTCAAGCAAGAAGAGCGTCTTGATTATAAAGATCTGCCTGAACTTGAGCAATGGATCTTACATCGTTTGTACGAACTCGATCAAAAATTGATCGAGATGAACCAAAGCTTTAATCTTAATTCATTTTACTCAGAGCTACACACCTTTTGTACAACAGATCTGTCGGCGCTTTATTTTGATATTCGAAAAGATAGTTTATATTGTGATGCGGTGACGTCGCTTAAAAGACGTGCTTGTCGTACAGTTTTAGATATTCTTTTCAATTATTTATCTAAATGGTTGGCACCTGTTTTGTGTTTCACGATTGAAGACGCATTTTTCGCGCGTTACCTTGATGCGCAAGAAAAACAAGATTCAATTCATCTCCATCAAATTGAACGTGTGCCTTCTTCTTGGTCTAATCCAAACATTGATGCGAAATGGCAAAAAATTCGTGATATTCGTTCTGTTATTACGGGCGCTATAGAAATCGAACGCGCACAAAAGAAATTGGGTTCAAGCCTTCAAGCGCATCCTCATATTGAATTATCCAAGGAATATTTAGACCTTGTAAATGGGTTGGATTTAGCTGAAATTTCGATTAGTTCCAACGTGACGCAAGAAGATAAATTAGAGGGTCCTGTTTTTGAATTGCTTGAAACACCTGGTATTAAAGTGCAAATTCATATAGCTGAAGGCGAAAAATGTGTACGTTGCTGGCGTATTTTGGAAGAAGTTGCGCCAAAAGCAGAGCCTAAGACTTGTGATCGTTGTGAAGAAGCTTTGAATGACGCACAGCAAAATTTAAAACAAACGGCTTAA
- a CDS encoding Rpn family recombination-promoting nuclease/putative transposase produces MLSKFLDPKNDVAFKKIFGTEKNKDILIHFLNDMLTFKENEPIEDVTFLKTVQDPEIAAQKTSIVDILCKDNKGNQYIVEIQVAKEKGFEKRAQYYAAKAYSAQTRIGGAYADLKEIIFLAISNFVIFPNKENYKSDHIILDKDSFENDLKDFSFTFLELPKFKKNINELKTIVEKWMYFFKFAEDTAEKDVPKIIAGDDIIERAYDELNRFSWNEEELLIYDQAEKYEGAYIASMEQKYDEGLEKGDKIGIEKGLEKGQQIEKVKIAENLLKAGLDKEITSQTTGLSIDVINKLF; encoded by the coding sequence ATGTTATCCAAATTCTTAGATCCCAAAAATGATGTTGCTTTTAAAAAAATCTTTGGCACCGAAAAGAATAAGGATATTCTTATCCATTTTTTAAACGATATGCTGACTTTTAAGGAAAATGAGCCCATTGAGGATGTGACTTTTCTTAAAACAGTACAAGATCCTGAAATTGCGGCACAAAAAACAAGTATTGTTGATATTTTATGTAAAGATAACAAAGGTAATCAATATATTGTTGAAATTCAAGTCGCTAAAGAAAAAGGCTTTGAAAAACGCGCTCAATATTACGCCGCAAAAGCTTATTCTGCGCAAACACGAATTGGTGGGGCCTATGCGGATCTTAAGGAAATTATCTTTTTAGCCATTTCTAATTTTGTTATATTTCCGAATAAAGAAAATTATAAATCAGATCATATTATTTTGGATAAAGACAGTTTTGAAAATGATCTTAAAGATTTTTCATTCACTTTTTTAGAACTCCCTAAATTTAAAAAAAATATCAATGAACTTAAAACAATTGTTGAAAAATGGATGTATTTTTTTAAATTTGCTGAAGACACAGCCGAAAAAGATGTCCCCAAAATTATTGCAGGCGACGATATTATTGAACGTGCTTATGATGAACTCAATCGATTTTCGTGGAACGAAGAAGAACTTTTGATTTATGATCAAGCCGAAAAGTATGAAGGCGCCTATATTGCGTCAATGGAGCAAAAATATGATGAAGGCCTTGAAAAAGGTGATAAAATAGGTATTGAGAAAGGTCTTGAAAAAGGCCAACAGATTGAAAAAGTAAAAATTGCAGAGAATCTCCTTAAAGCAGGATTAGATAAAGAAATAACATCTCAAACAACAGGTCTTTCTATTGATGTTATTAACAAACTTTTCTAA
- a CDS encoding MaoC family dehydratase has translation MTESKSKGYFFEELSVGMSDSYAHQVSDQDIKDFARISGDHNAVHLDEEFAKNTMFKGRIAHGMLSASYISTVLGTKLPGPGSIYVSQNIRFKRPVRIGDVVEAKVSVLSLNPDKKFVDLKTECYVNGQIVMEGEATIMVPSQVQKQAASR, from the coding sequence ATGACTGAATCTAAATCTAAGGGATACTTTTTCGAAGAATTATCGGTGGGTATGAGCGATTCATATGCGCATCAAGTATCAGATCAAGACATTAAAGATTTTGCACGTATTTCGGGCGATCATAATGCAGTACATCTTGATGAAGAATTTGCTAAAAATACGATGTTTAAAGGCCGCATTGCGCATGGGATGTTGTCCGCGAGTTATATCTCAACCGTTTTAGGCACAAAACTTCCTGGACCTGGCTCCATTTATGTCAGTCAAAATATTCGCTTTAAACGACCAGTGCGTATTGGCGATGTCGTTGAAGCCAAAGTTTCTGTTTTAAGTTTAAATCCAGATAAAAAATTCGTCGATTTAAAGACAGAATGCTATGTGAATGGTCAGATTGTGATGGAAGGTGAGGCAACCATTATGGTGCCATCGCAAGTGCAGAAACAAGCAGCGTCACGATAG
- the ubiA gene encoding 4-hydroxybenzoate octaprenyltransferase: MGKLWLERLSMFDPYLKLMRLHRPVGAFLLLLPCLWGLSLGNTSPSFHYIVLFVLGAFLMRGAGCVINDLADIDIDRKVERTKIRPLASQTLTRLNAIIFLGLLLLPSLLILLQFPLRVIYWGMGSLILVGFYPFMKRITYWPQLFLGFTFNYGVLLGYLTYHEELSVSCLCLYIAGIFWTLGYDTIYAHQDKKDDALIGVKSTALLFKEKTPYFLLVVYTMAIGLILIAGYLESRNYVFYMLINVALLQLIWQITTLELNNGQDCQKKFESNVIFGLIVFFAFYLS, from the coding sequence ATGGGCAAATTATGGTTAGAACGTTTGAGCATGTTTGACCCATATTTAAAATTGATGCGTCTTCATAGACCAGTTGGCGCTTTTTTGCTTCTGCTTCCTTGTTTATGGGGTCTAAGTCTTGGAAATACAAGTCCGTCTTTTCATTATATTGTGTTATTTGTGCTTGGCGCCTTTTTAATGCGTGGTGCTGGTTGCGTTATCAATGATCTTGCCGATATTGATATTGATCGCAAAGTTGAGCGTACAAAAATTCGACCACTCGCTTCACAAACATTAACACGCTTGAATGCCATTATTTTTTTAGGTCTTTTATTGTTGCCGAGTCTTTTGATTCTGCTGCAATTTCCCTTGCGCGTCATTTATTGGGGGATGGGCTCTTTAATTCTTGTGGGCTTTTATCCTTTCATGAAACGTATTACCTATTGGCCGCAATTATTTCTAGGCTTTACGTTTAATTATGGCGTTCTTTTGGGGTATTTAACCTATCACGAAGAATTATCCGTAAGCTGTCTTTGCTTATATATTGCAGGTATTTTTTGGACGCTTGGTTATGATACTATCTATGCGCATCAAGATAAAAAGGATGATGCATTGATTGGCGTTAAATCAACAGCTTTGTTATTTAAAGAAAAAACACCGTATTTTCTGTTGGTTGTTTATACGATGGCAATAGGGCTCATTCTGATAGCAGGCTATTTGGAAAGTCGAAATTACGTTTTTTATATGTTAATAAATGTCGCCTTGCTTCAATTGATTTGGCAAATCACGACATTAGAATTAAATAATGGCCAAGATTGTCAAAAGAAATTTGAATCAAATGTCATTTTTGGATTAATTGTTTTTTTTGCGTTTTATCTGAGTTAG